DNA from Streptomyces rishiriensis:
CATCGACCTGCTCATCGAGGAGCACACCGAGCGGCTGTCGGGCGACGACCTGCGCGGCACCCTGAACGAGCGCGGCATCCAGTACGGACCGGCCTTCCAGGGAGCCGTGGCAGCCCACCGCGACGCGGCGGAGGGTGGGCAGAGCGTCCTGGCCGAGGTCACCCTCCCGTCCCAGTTGCGCAGCGGCAATGACGGCTTCCTCGTCCATCCCGCCCTGTTGGACGCCTGCTTCCAGTCTGTCGCCGCGCTGCCCGCCGTCGCGGGCGACGGCGAGGGAGGCCTGCTGCTCCCGCTGGAGGTTCAGCGGCTGCAGCTGTGGTCGAGCGCCGGCGGCGCCGGATACTGCCATGTCCGGCTCCGCTCCAGCGACAGCAACCGGGTGATCGCCGACGTCCGGCTGACCGACAAGTACGGCGCGGTCCTGCTGACCGTCGACGGCCTGGTCATGGGCACCCACGCCAGCGGCGAGGAGAACGCCGACCAACTGCTCAACGAGCGGCTGCTCACCATTGCCTGGCAGCAGCAGGAGCCGCCGGAGCCCACGGGCAGGCCCGCCGTCGAGCCCTGGCTGATCCTGGCTTCGCCCCGTTCCGTGCCGGCCCCGGACGAGCTCGCGGAGGCGCTCCGCGAACAGGGCGCCCACTGCGAGATCCGGCCCTGGCCGCTCCCCGGCACGCAGGCCGCGCTCTCCGGCACCCCCTGGCACGGCGTCGTCCTGCTCTGCCCCCGGCAGGCCGGGCCCGCCGGTGAGGATGCCATAGCCCGCGGACGTGACCTGGTGGCGTCGGTCGTCGGGGTCGCACAGGAGCTCGCCGGAGCCGACGGCACCCCGCCCCGGCTGTACACGATCACCCGGAGCGCACAGCGGGTCGTACCCGGCGACCTGGTCGACCTCGAGCACGCCGGGATCCGCGGGCTGCTCCGCGTGATCGGCGCCGAGTTCCCTGAACTGCGGGTCACCCAGATCGACGTCGGCACCGACCAGGAGGACGGGCCGGCGGCGAAGAACCTGGCGGCGGAACTCACCTCGGACACCGAGGACGACGAGACCGCCTGGCGGGCGGGGCGCTGGTACACCGCACGGCTCCAGCACTCGCCGCTGGCCGCCGACGAGCGCCGTCCGGCCGCGGTCGGCGGCCCGGACGACGGCGTACGGATGGAGATCCGCCAGCCCGGCGACCTGGACACGCTGGAACTGACCGTGGTCCCGCGCCGCGCCCCCGGCGCCGACCAGATCGAGATCGAGATCGGCGCCGCCAGCATCAACTTCCACGACGTCCTGTTCGCCCACGGGAACTACTTCGCCTTCGAGGGAGTGACGCCGGCACTCGGCGTCGACTGCGCGGGCACCGTCGTCCGGGTCGGCGACGCGGTGACGGAGTTCCAGGTCGGCGACCGGGTGATGACCAGCGCCGCCACCGAGGGCGCCTGGGCCAGCCACGCGACGATCGGCGCGGCGCTGGCGGCGCCGCTGCCGCACGGCCTGAGCATCGAGCAGGGCGCCGCCGTCCCGGCGGTCTACGCCACCGTCTGGTACGGGCTCATGGAGCTGTCCCGGCTGCGTCCGGGCGAGCGGGTGCTGATCCACTCGGCGACCGGCGGAACAGGGCAGGCGGCGATCGCGGTGGCCCGGCACGTCGGGGCGGAGATCTACGCCACGGCCGGCAGCGAGGCGCGCCGGGACTGGCTCCGCGCGCAGGGGATCGAGCACGTCTACGACTCCCGCAGCCTGGAGTTCGCCGACCGCATCCGTGAGGACACCTCAGGCGCCGGCGTCGACGTCGTCCTGAACTCCCTCACCGGTGCCGCGCAGCGCGCCGGCCTCGACCTGCTCTCCTTCGGCGGCCGTTTCGTCGAGATCGGCAAACGCGACATCTACCGCGACGGGAAGCTGGGCCTGGCGCCCTTCCGCCGCAACCTCGCCTTCTACAGCGTCGACCTCGAACTGATGGCGGTGGCCGACCCGGGCAGGCTGGGCCGCCTCCTGCGGGAGGTGTCGGAGCGGATGGCCGCCGGCGAGCTGGCGCCGCCGATGACGGCCTCGTTCCCACTGGCCGAGGCGGCGACCGCGATCCGCCGGATGGCCTCGGCCCAGCACCTGGGCAAGCTCGTGCTCACCACGGCGGTGGAACCGGGCACAGCGGCCGTGCTCTCGCCCGACCGGGTCCCGGTGTACCGCGCCGACGGCGCCTACGTCATCACCGGCGGCCTGGGCGGTCTCGGACTGCGCCTGGCCCGCCACCTGTCCGCGGCCGGCTGCGGCCGGATCGTGCTGAACTCCCGGTCCGCGCCCGCCGAGGCGGCGGCCCGCGAGATCCAGGCGATGCGCGAGGCGGGTACCGAGGTGCACGTCGAGTGCGGGGACATCTCGGCTCCGGAGACCGCCGGACGGCTGGCCGCCGCGGCCAGGGCCACCGGGCTCCCGCTGCGCGGCGTCCTGCACGCCGCGGCGGTGGTGGAGGACGCGACCATCACGAGCGTCACCCCCGAGCTGATCGACCGGGACTGGGCGTCCAAGACCTACGGCGCCTGGTACCTCCACCAGGCCACCGCGGAGGACGACCTCGACTGGTTCTGCTGCTTCTCGTCGGCCGCGGCGCTGCTGGGATCGCCCGGGCAGGGCGCCTACGCCGCCGCGAACAGCTGGCTCGACGGCTTCGCCGCCTGGCGGCACGCGAAGGGGCTGCCGGTGACCACGATCGCGTGGGGGGCCTGGGGCGAGATCGGGCGCGGCGCCGTCCTCGCCGAGGCCGGCGACACCACCATGATCACTCCCGAGGAGGGGGTGCACGCCTTCGACGCACTGCTGCGCCACACCCGGCCCTACACCGGCTACCTTCCGCTCTCCCGGGCGCCCTGGCTGACCGCGCTCGCCGGGCGCAGCCCGTTCGCGGCGGCCTTCAAGGACGATCGGGGCGACCACCCGCAGTCCTCGGAGCTGCGGCTCGAGTTCGAGGCGCTGACCGCCGGCGAGCGCATCTCCTGGCTGCGGCGCTTCGTCGCGGGGGAGGCCGCGGCGATCGTGCGCAGCGCCGTCGACCCCAGCCGGCCCTTCAACGACTACGGCCTGGACTCGCTCGGCAACCTGGAACTGCGGACGCGGATCGAGACGAACCTCGGAATACGCATCGCCCCCAAGGCGGTGGCCGAGAACAACTCGGCCCAGGCGCTGGCCCAGCACCTGGCAGACCACATCGGCACCTGAGAGATGGCATGACCGCGATCATTGTGTCCGGTGCGACCGGATCCCTGGGCGGCCACCTGGCCGCCGCCCTGCTGGAACAGTCCCATCCCGTCATCTACTGCCTGGTCCGGGCAACGGACATCGCCACCGCCGACCGGCGGCTGCGCAACCGGATGGCCGAGATCGGCTCGGACGACCCGGCACGGCTCGTCGCCGTGCCGGCCAACCTCGAGTCGCCCCGGCTCGGCGTGACTCCTCAGGTCTGGAGAACCCTCACCGACCAGGTGACCCAGATCTTCCACTGTGCCGCGTCGGTCCATCTCACGGCGACGTACTCGCAGCTCGCGCCCGCCAATGTCGGCGGCACGAAGGAGCTGATCGGCCTGGCCACGGCGATCGCCGAACGCTCCGGCTCGCCGGTCGGCTTCCACTACGTCTCGACGCTGGCCGTCTTCCTGGACTCGGTCAAGGCCGGACTCGCCGACGTGGACGAGACCACGCGGCCGTCCATGGAGACCGCTGGGGAACTCGGCTACCCGCGCTCCAAGGTCGCCGCCGAACGCGTGGTGGCCAGGGCCGCGGACAGCGGCGTCGTCAGCGCGGTCTACCGCCCCGGACTGGTCACCGGGCATTCGGTGACCGGCGACACCTCCAGTTCCGATCTGCTCATGCCGGTGCTGCGCGCGATGGTCGCGATCGGCTACGCGCCGGACCGGGCCGAAGCGGTGCCCGGAGAGGCGGTCGATCTCGTGGCCCGCCACATAGCGGGCCTCTCCGTCGGTCAGACGGGGGGTCAGGCCTATCACATGGTCAAACCCCGGCCGGTCTCCCTCATGCACGCCTTCGACGCTCTTCGCCGGGCCGGGTACCCGCTGGCCGAGGTGTCGCCCGAGAAGTGGTGGGAGCTGGCGGCGCACCGCCGGGAGGACCCCGAGGTGGCTCCGCTGATGCACATGGGCCCCATCGGCCGCCGGATGCTGGGTCTCGAGCCCGGATACCTGCTGCCGTCGTTCCGCAGCGACCACACCTACGGCGTGCTCCGGCGTGCGCTTCCGGAGCCGGCCGCGCTCGACGAGGGCTTCTTCGACCGGCTGGTCGCCCACGGGCTCACCCGGTTCGTCCCACCGCCGAAGGGATAGGCCCCGCAGACCAGGAGTCGGTCCCCGGTCCAGCTCCCCGGACCGGGGCCGGCTCACACCATTCGCCGCCTGTTGCGCATGCCTCGGCGCCGTGCCCTTCGGGTGCCGTGCCCGCGAGGAGGATCCGGGGAGCGTGCGCTCCGACCCGGCGATCGAGTACGTGGAGAATCGCGATGCCACTGGACCGTCTACTCCGGCACCTGATCGCCTGGCAGAGCGCCGACGGCCCTCCCGTCCCCGACCGGGAACTGACCATCGAGCAGGCTCGTGAACGGTACCGGGCGAACGCGGCGCACCAGCAGCGGGACAAGGACGCGTCCGGCCCGGCCGTGACCTCGGCCGACCGGCTGATCGAAGGCCCGGACGGAGCGGCGCTCGGCATCAGGGTGTACACCCCGGAGCCGAGCGGGCAGCGGGTGGTCACCTTCCTGCACGGCGGGGGGTGGGTGCTGGGCGATCTCGACAGCCACGACAGGGTCTGCCGGGCCATGGCGGCATCGCTGGGAGCGGTCGTGGTCGCGGTCGATTACCGGCGGGCGCCCGAGTTCCCCTATCCAGCGCCGCTGCACGACGCGGTCACCGCGGCCCGGTGGACCGCCCGGTCGTTCCCCGGCCGCGCGCACGTGATCGCGGGCGACAGCGCGGGCGCCAGTCTGTCCCTGGGGGTGGTTCTCCAGGCGCACGACGTCCGCTTCGCGGCACAACTGCTGGTCTATCCGCCGGTGGACCCGAGTCTGATGATGGCCTCGGCCGGCGAGCACAGCAAGGGCTGTCTGCTGAGCGTCGAGGACATGGTCTGGAACTACGCGCAGTACGTCCCCGACCCGCGGCGGCGCTCCGACCCCGCCGTCGACCTGCTGAGGGCCGACTTCCGGAATCTGCCTCCGACCGTCGTCGCCACCGCCGAGTACGACCCGCTCCACGACGAGGGCGTGGAGCTGGTGGCGAGGATGCGTGCCGCGGGAGTGGCCGTACGCCATGTACCGGGTGAGGGCTTGGTCCACGGCTACTTCCTGATGCAGGGCGTCGTCCCGGCGGCGACCGCGTGCGCCCGACGGGTCATCGGGGAACTGGACACGCTGCTCGACTCGCTGGACGAGGAAGCCGGGGCCGGTCCGCCTCGGGGCTCCCGGGGCGAACGGTGAGCCCCGACGGCGTCGGGCCGGCGGCACGGACGCCGGGGAGTGCGGCGCACGGGGTCCGGGGGAGCGGATCCGACCTGGAACTTCTAGGAGGCGGCCTGGCGAGCTGCTTCCCCCTGCGGCGGCGGCAGGGTCGCCTGGAGCCGGCAGAGCCCGTCGATGAAGACGTTCAGTCCGTAGTCGAACCGTTCCGCGGGGTCCGTGCCCGTCAGCGAGTCGAGTGCCGCCGCGTACTGCGGTGACACCTTCACGTTCAGTCGCTCGGTGTGGACCCGCCAGTCGTGGTCGGGCGGCAGCCGCAGCTGGGCCTGTTCCTCGATGGTGTGGCCGAGCACGTAGTAGAAGAGGGCGAAACTCATCCAGCCGGCCTGGGCGGGAGGCAGGCCGGCCCCGCAGAGCACCTGGACGGCCATGTCCGAGCCGATGATGGTGTTGGCTCCGGGGGCGAACGTGCCGGCCACGACATTGGCGCCGTCGCGATGGCTGAGCAGGGCCGTACGGAGCCGATTGCCCAGAATCTGGATCTGCTCGGGCCAGGAGACGTTCGGGAGGGGGTCGCCGATGCCCTCGACGATCTTGTCGGCCACGGCGTCGAGCAGCGCCTCCTTGTTCGGGAAGTGCCGGTAGAGAGCGCCCCCTTGCACGTTGAGTGCAGCGCTGAGCTTGCGCATCGTGAGCTGGTCGAGACCCTCGGCGTCGAGGAAGCGCAGTGCTTCCTCGACCACGTCGGATTTGCGCAGCGGCATCGAGACTCCCTTGATTGACATCCTCCGGGCCGCATCGTAGCGTGAACGTTGTTCACGTGAACGCTGTTCACTTGACCGTGGTTCACTCGTGGTCGATCACTGAGGAGACTCCATGTCCCGGACCCGAGACGCGTCGACACCCACAGTGTTACGGCCGAATCTGCCTCTCGGCGTCGTCGTGGCCATGTCCTGTCTCGCCCTGTTCATGGTCGTGCTCGACGCCACCATCGTCACCGTGGCTCTGCCGGACATGCAAGCAGGTCTGGGGCTGTCGACCGACGAGCAACAGTGGGTGGTCAGCGGCTACTTGATCACCTTGGGGGGCTTCCTGCTCCTGGCGGCCAGGGCCGGCGACCTCTTCGGGCACAAGCGAGTGTTCCTGTTCGGCGCGGTTCTCTTCACCCTCGCCAGTCTGATCGGCGGTCTGGCGTCCGATCCGGTCGTCCTGATCGCGGCCCGGATCGCCCAGGGGGCCGGCGCCTCCGCGCTCACCCCGACCAGCCTGAGCCTCATCACCGCAAGCCACACCGACGAACGCGAACGCGAGCACGCCCTGGCGCTGTGGAGCATGATGGGCGGCATCGCCGGCCTGGCCGGTGTGGTCCTCGGAGGCGTCCTCACCGAACTGAGCTGGCGCTGGGTGCTGTTCGTCAACATCCCTCCCGGCATCGCGCTGTTCGCCGCCGGCCTGCTGTTCCTGCTTCCCTCCGACAGGACGGAGCGCGTCCGGCTCGACCTGCCCGGCGCCCTGTGCGTCACCCTCGGGATCGGGGCGCTCACCTACGGCCTCTCGGAGGCCTCCTCCGAGGGCTGGGGTTCCCCCGAGACCCTGGTGCCGCTGATCGCGGCGGCGGTACTCATTGTCGGCTTCCTGATGGCCGAGGCGAAGGGCTCCCACCCGCTCATCCCGCTGGACCTGCTCCGGCCGCGGACCCTGCGGATCGCGAATGTGCTCATGTTCTGCCTCGGCGTGACGCTGACCGCCCTGCTCTTCTTCCTCTCGCTGTACTGCCAGCAGGTACTCGGCTACAGCGCGCTGCGCACCGGCATGGCCATGCTGCCCGTCACCGTCATCTTCATCGTCGGCGGCCTCACCTCCCGTCAGCTCGTGCCCGTGGTCGGCCCCCGGCGCATGCTGGTGGCCGGCGGCCTCATCTCCGCCGCGGGCATCGCCTGGCTCGCCACCATCCCCACCCACTCCGCCTATGTGACCCACATCCTCCTGCCCAACCTGGTCGGCGGATTCGGCGTCAGCATCATGCTGCTCGCCGTCACCATCAGCGGCACCTCCGGTGTGGCTCCCCGGAACGCCGGTGCCGCCTCCGGGCTGCTCAACACATCCCGTCAGATCGGCGGAGCCGTCGGTCTGGCGGTGCTCGTGAACATCGCCTCCACCGTGACCTCTCATGCGAGTCATGACAAAGGCCGCCTCGACGCGCTCGTCCAGGGCTACCGCGTGGCGTTCCTCGTGAACGGCGGGCTCATGCTCGTCGCCGCGCTGGCCGCGCTCGCACTGCCGGCGGTGGCGGCCGAGGAGAAGGCCTCCGAGCCGCTCGGGAACGAGACGGCGCCCACGCGGCCCTAGTCGGGCACCGCTTGCTTATTTGCTGCTTGAAATGGATCGGCCGGGCCAATGCGCCCGGCTCGATCCCTTTTTCGGATCAGGCCGAAACCGATAGAAAAGGAGAACACCAAGACTCCGGCCACGGCCGGTCGGTGCAGTGAGAGAACGCGAGTGCATACCGGATACGAGGCGAACTCGGCGTATGCGGCTCGTGGAGCTTTTCATGCTCCACGACCCGCGAGGCTGCCGTGCTGGCCCGCTTCGCTGTCTTCGGGTCCCCAGGGCATCAATTCGAGCCATCCGTCCCTGATATCGATTGCCGGATGACCGGGCCGCCGCGATGAGCGGGTGACGCCCTTTCGGCAGCCGAAGGGTGAAAGGACCTGCTTTCACCATCCCACCCCCCCCCCCCCCCACCGCGGGTCGTACCTTGGCCTCGCTGCTGTTCGCCCTGATCTGCCTCGGGAAGATACATTTCTGTCCCGGGGCCGGCGTGAGGGATTTACGGATCATGGAATTCCGGATTCGGGTGGTGCGACCACGTAAGAGACGGGCGGGCTGACCGCGGGTGATGCCGAATCAGCGTTCGCCGCAAGCGGTGACAGGTCCGAATTCTGTGCCTCGCAAATGATCATTTCCGCGTCGACGGGATAGCCGGGACGGGTGATCGACAATCAACGAACCGAGCTAATCGGACCCGTTAATTCCAGCTGTGCAGTTCTTGAGTACGAACGAATTCCGACATTTCAACGAGGCGCGCCCCAACTGAGTCAACCTTTGGCCAAAACCTCTTGACTCGAAACATCGTGACTGACTATCTTCGACGGCTGTCGGCCTCAAAACGGGGGAGGTTGAGCATGGCCTACTTGTCGCGCGTCGGCTTACGGCGCAGAGCAGGGCGGAAGCACAATCACATGGCCGGGTCGCATCGGTGGGCGGCCGGACTTACTGCGGTTTTCGGCCAGCCATGCGAATGGAGCGGGCACGCCGTCGGCTCCTTCACGCTCACACCACGCGGTTCCGCGAAATTGGCGAGATTTTACCGTGCCGGTGTCGGTAGATCATTCGGCTTGTCGGATTTCGCCTGCAAACGGCAGTCGGTGCGGAAGCGGCGTCCCTTGACCGAGAAGCGGCGGCCGGATACGGCCGGCGCGGCGACGGGCCGGCGGGTGAACCGGTCCCTGCCGCGGCGTGTGCCATGTCCGGCGCTGGCCGGAAATCCACCCGCTGCCGCCGCCCTGCCGACTTGCGCGAGGGGCTGTGGCGGACCGCCCGCTTGCCCTTCGGGGCGCCGATTCCGGACCGGACCGCCCTCACGGCATCCGGCCGGAATCGCTTTCCGCCACCGGCGAGCCGTTTCTCATTCCAGGGGGAACCGATGTGCATCCGAGTGATGGTGTCCGACGAATCGTCGCTGTCCCGAAGCGCCCTCGCCGCGTTGCTCGAAAAGCGTGAGGAGATACGGGTCGTCGGAGCTGTCGGCGGTGACACCGACGCGCTGGATTTCGCGGAGACTCATCGGCCGGACATCGCGATAGTCAGCTTCGACGGCGCGGACATCGGTGCGATCAGCGTGGCCGAGAAGATCGCGAGCCTGCCGGAATGCCGGAGTCTGGTCCTGGCCGAAAGCTACACCCGCTCGATCATCAGGCAGGCCTTCTCCGGCGGCGTCGACGGCATGTTGCAGCGCAGTGTGTCGCCGAGCTGGTTCTTCGAAGCCCTGCACCGGGTGCATCAGGGCGAACGCGTCTTCGACGCGGACCTGACGGTCGCGGCCCTGGCCAACGCCGGATGCCCACTGACCGCGCGCCAGCTCTCCGTTCTGGAGCGCCTCTCCTACGGCGACGCCATTGTCGAGATCGCGACACGGCTGCACCTGTCCGAGGGGACCGTGCGCAATTATCTCTCATCCCTGGTGACAAAACTCGGTGCCCGCAATCGCATCGACGCACTGAGGATCGCCCGAGACGCGCACTGGCTTTGAAACCTCTGCGATCCGATCTTTTTCCATCAATTGGGGGATGGCAATGAACACGGAAGTGCTGAAGGCCGACGTCATAGGCGATATAGCCCTTGAGTCGGGGGTGGAAATTTTATTAGGCGTGGTCGGCGCGATCCGAGAAAAGGACGTGAGGTCCGCCCGCAGCCACCGCAGGGACGATCAGCCCATGGCGTCCAGAGGCCCCGCGCGCACAGCGGTCCCTCCGCGGCGCCGGTCCGTCGACATCTGCGCGCGACCGCGTGCATGCGCCAGTTGTTGATCCACTCTGTCCCTGTGTTGCGAGGTGGTGAGAAGTGATGGAGAAGCTGGCCGAACGGGATGAGGAAGAGAAGACGCTGGCGCAGGTCTATGGCGAGTGCTCTCTCGGCGGAAGACGGATCGTCGCCATCGAAGGAGCGCTGGCCAGTGGAAAGACGGCCCTGCTGGCCTCCTTCGCCCGCGACGCCGCCGACGCGGGCGCGACGGTCCTCGAGGCCTCCGCTTCGAGCTTCGAGCGCTACCAGCCGCTCGGGATCATCGATCAGCTCCTCCGGGGGTGCCGGCTCTTCTCGCCCGGTGCGGACCTCGAGGTCCGCGCGCTGTGGGAGAGCGCCGGCGGTGAGGGAGCGCACAGCGAGATCTCCCCGTCGATCCTCGGTGTGCTGCAAGGCGCCTTCCAGTACCTGACCGACAGCCCGCAACTGGTCATGTGCATCGACGACGCGCATTTCATGGACGTCGAGTCGCTGCAGTACCTGCTCGCCCTCATGCGGCGGATGGGCACCGCGCCCATATCGATCGTCTTCACCTACTGCCCGGACATGGGCCGGGACAGCGTCCAGCGCCTACTGCAGGCCGAGATCCTCCGGATGCCCAACTGCACCCAGCTGGACCTCGAGCCGCTCTCGGAGACGGGAGTCGCGACGGTGCTCGAGGACTATTTCCCTCTGGAGACAGCGGGCCGGATCGCGGCCGACTGCAGACTCCTCAGCGGAGGCCGGCCGCTGTTGGTGCACGCCCTGGCTGAGGACTACACCGGCCGGCTCGCGGAGTCGGCCGCGCAGCGGCCCGTGGCCGGTCCTGCCTTCGGCCGAGCGGTCCTGAGCTGCCTGTACCGGGCGGATCCGGTAGTGCTCCAGATCGCGCGGGCGATGGCCACGCTGGGGGAGCTCCGCTCGGCGGCCGTCGTGGCGCGCCTGTGCGGCATGGATCCGGAATCGGTCGCGCGCATCGCAGCGTCCCCCGGCGTCGGCGGGCTGCTGGAGCACGACCTGCTCGGGCAGCCGAGCGTGCGTGAGGCCGTGCTCGGCAGCATGCCGCAGAACGAGCGCCAGGACATGCGGTCCCAGGCGGCCCGTCTGCTGCACCACAAGGGCGCCCCCGCCCTGGTGACGGCCGAACACCTGATGCGTATCGGCGAACCGGTCTCCTGGGCCAGGCAGGTGCTCTGCGAGGCCGCGGACCAGGCCCTCGCGGGCGGTGACCCCGAGGCGGCCGTCGGCTACCTCGAGAGAGCCCATCGTGAGTGCGCCGAGGGGCGGGAACGGATCGACATCGCCGCGAGGCTCACCGAGGTCATGTGGCGGTACGACCCCGCGGCGGTCAAGAGCCATCTCCCCGAACTGGTGGCGGCCGCCGAGCAAGGCGGGCTCTCCGTCCGGCAGTCCCTCCACCTGGTCCGATGTCTGCTCTGGAACGGACAGGTGGAACAGGCGACGCGCGTAGTCACGCGCCTCGGCGACGACCCCCACGTGCCGGACGGCGAGGAGGCCGTCCCGTACGCCGGACAGCTGCGTCTGTGGCTCCCGCTCACCTACCCCGGTCTCGTGTCCGCCCCGGCCACCGAGGACGTGGCGGCGCAGGACGCGGACCCGAGCGCTTCCGGGCATCGCGCCGCGGCCGCACTCGGCGCGGTCCTGCGGGGCGCCGACGGGACGGAAGCCGTCCCCGCTGCGGAACTCGTCCTCCGGGAAGCACTGGCCGGAGCGGCGAGCCCGGCCTCGTCGCTCGCCTCACTGATGGTCCTGATCTACTCCGACCACCTCGACAAGGCGTCCGTGTGGTGCGACGCCCTCCTCGCCTCCATGGGTGAGACCTATGGGCTCGTGTGGAACGCCATGTTCACCGCGGCGCGCGCGGAAATCCACTACCGTCTCGGAGACCTGGCGAACGCGAAGCGGCAGGCACAGGCGGCGCTCGCGCTGATGCCGCACGAGAGCTGGGGAACGGCAGTCGTCGTCCCGCTGTCGATCCTGGTGCTCACCGCCACGGCGATGGGCGATCCGGGGGAGGCCGAAACCTACCTGGACATCCCCGTTCCCCGTGCCGCCTTCGGGACCCTGGGCGGCGTCGTCTACCTCGATGCCCGGGGCCGTCTCCATCTCGCGCGTGGCCGCCACGACGCCGCCCTGCAGGACTTCCTGGCAGCCGGGCACCTGATGAAGATCTGGGAGATGGACTGCCCGTCCGCGGTGTCCTGGCGCGCCCATGCCGCGCGTGCCTACTTCCACAAGGGCCTATCGGCACCGGCCGGGGAACTCCTGACGGAACAGATGTCGCTGCTCCCCGCCGGCCACCTGCGCACCCGCGGCCTGACCTACCGCGCCCTGGCCGCCACCCTTCGCCCGGACGAGCGTCCGCCGGTACTGCTGAAGGCGGCGAACCTGCTCGACCGCTGCGGTGACTCACTGAACCTGGCGTACACGCTCGCAGACCTGGGGCACGCCTACGAGTTGCTGGGCGACTCCGTCCAGGCCCGCCGCCACGCCCACCAGGCGAGGACACTGGCGGGCCGGTGCGCCGCGGCACTCCCGCCGCAGCCGTCGTCGGCGGCGGCGAACGAGGGAGCGGGGCCGGAGCCCCTCGGCGAATCCGGCCAGCCCGCCGGTCGGCTCAGCTCGGCGGAGTGGCGGGTGGCGGAACTGGCCGCGCGGGGCTCCACGAACGAGCAGATCGCCCGGAAGCTCTTCATCACGGTCAGCACCGTGGAGCAGCACCTCACCCGCGCCTACCGGAAACTCGGCATACGCCGCCGCACCCAACTGCCCTCCGCCTATCCGAACTCGTCCCACGACCACCGCCGCCCACGGGCCGCCCGGTGACGGGGTGCTCCCGCTCGGCGCGCGTCGAGCGGGAGCACGGGACCTTCGCGAACCGGAACCGCTCATCGCCCCACCGGGCTCCACGGCTGCGGGCGACGTACGGGAACACTGGGACAGGGGCCGGGCTACCGGCCGGGAACGGGGGGCAAGGAGCGTCACCCTCCCGAGGTTCAGCCCGTGCCGTTCACCGCCACGCCCGCAGCCGAGGCCGTGCGGGTGCCGGTGCCGCCCGAAACGGACCCCTCGTCAGGCCGGCGGCGGCGCCGTCGATCCCCGGGGAGTCAGGGCGGGCGTCGGCACCTGGTGGGACACGGCTTCCTCACCGGCGAGGACGGCGAAGAGCGTCCGTGCCACCTCGGCGCCGAAACCGTGGACGTCGTGGCTCATGGCCGACAGGGTCGGGTGCGTGAGCCGGCACAGCTGGGAGTCGTCCCAGGCCAGCAGCGACAGGTCCTGAGGCACCGACAGGCCCATCTCGGCGGCGACCGCCGCTCCCGCCACGGCCATGATGTCGTTGTCGTACAGAATCGCGGTCGGCCGCCGGGCGGAGAGCAACAGGGTCCGGGTGGCGCGGGCGCCCTCCTCGCCGGCGAAGCCGGTGGCGATCTGCTGAGCCTCGTCCAGGCCGAGTTCGGCCATCGTCGACGCGAACGAGGCGGAGCGGATGCCGCTGTGGCCGAGTGACAGGGGCCCGCCCACGCGGGCGATCCGGCGGTGTCCGAGCGCCGCCAGGTAGCGGACGGCCTGGGCCACGGCGGTGGCGTCGTCGGTCCACACG
Protein-coding regions in this window:
- a CDS encoding AAA family ATPase, with product MEKLAERDEEEKTLAQVYGECSLGGRRIVAIEGALASGKTALLASFARDAADAGATVLEASASSFERYQPLGIIDQLLRGCRLFSPGADLEVRALWESAGGEGAHSEISPSILGVLQGAFQYLTDSPQLVMCIDDAHFMDVESLQYLLALMRRMGTAPISIVFTYCPDMGRDSVQRLLQAEILRMPNCTQLDLEPLSETGVATVLEDYFPLETAGRIAADCRLLSGGRPLLVHALAEDYTGRLAESAAQRPVAGPAFGRAVLSCLYRADPVVLQIARAMATLGELRSAAVVARLCGMDPESVARIAASPGVGGLLEHDLLGQPSVREAVLGSMPQNERQDMRSQAARLLHHKGAPALVTAEHLMRIGEPVSWARQVLCEAADQALAGGDPEAAVGYLERAHRECAEGRERIDIAARLTEVMWRYDPAAVKSHLPELVAAAEQGGLSVRQSLHLVRCLLWNGQVEQATRVVTRLGDDPHVPDGEEAVPYAGQLRLWLPLTYPGLVSAPATEDVAAQDADPSASGHRAAAALGAVLRGADGTEAVPAAELVLREALAGAASPASSLASLMVLIYSDHLDKASVWCDALLASMGETYGLVWNAMFTAARAEIHYRLGDLANAKRQAQAALALMPHESWGTAVVVPLSILVLTATAMGDPGEAETYLDIPVPRAAFGTLGGVVYLDARGRLHLARGRHDAALQDFLAAGHLMKIWEMDCPSAVSWRAHAARAYFHKGLSAPAGELLTEQMSLLPAGHLRTRGLTYRALAATLRPDERPPVLLKAANLLDRCGDSLNLAYTLADLGHAYELLGDSVQARRHAHQARTLAGRCAAALPPQPSSAAANEGAGPEPLGESGQPAGRLSSAEWRVAELAARGSTNEQIARKLFITVSTVEQHLTRAYRKLGIRRRTQLPSAYPNSSHDHRRPRAAR
- a CDS encoding LacI family DNA-binding transcriptional regulator; translation: MSAPPARITIKDVAARAGVSKGAVSLAFNRRPGLSEATRERIFAAARELGWEPNLSARSLSNQRVDAVGLAICRPARLLGLEPFYMEFISGIESVLTEHSCSLLLRLVRDLDEEVALQARWWRGRQVAGSILVDFHEGDPRVPALKDLGLPAVAVGHPSLTGDLVSVWTDDATAVAQAVRYLAALGHRRIARVGGPLSLGHSGIRSASFASTMAELGLDEAQQIATGFAGEEGARATRTLLLSARRPTAILYDNDIMAVAGAAVAAEMGLSVPQDLSLLAWDDSQLCRLTHPTLSAMSHDVHGFGAEVARTLFAVLAGEEAVSHQVPTPALTPRGSTAPPPA